One Purpureocillium takamizusanense chromosome 1, complete sequence genomic window carries:
- a CDS encoding DNA helicase (EggNog:ENOG503NXAX~COG:L), with the protein MAPKSSEPIDVPSFAATQLALLSHELQTEIAETRSFISSHTPTSLQRAGLALTNLSVASQRTGLGGRTVVQLAPDAATSGGGGGGGDLPEHGIRTGDIVLVAEQPAGSAKKREVKELEKKGVRGVVVKVQKGAVGVALDEGKDDDAGGFSGRVWIVKLADEVTYRRMNQTMERLQKMPEAEYSSFIMVLFGLSSPSPVAADLANHADFKDLAWLDPSLNDSQKDAIRFALASREVALIHGPPGTGKTHTLIELILQMVHRKQRILVCGPSNISVDNIVERLAPHKVPIVRLGHPARLLPSVLSHSLDVLTQTSEAGAIVKDVRAELDSKQASIKKTKSGKERRQIYADLKELRKEYRERERRCVSNLVGGSKVVLATLHGAGGFQLRHEEFDVVIIDEASQALEAQCWVPLLAAKKVVCAGDHLQLPPTIKSTNSKVKVELKDGARPIKGMTLETTLFDRLLALHGPTIKRMLTTQYRMHENIMRFPSDELYESKLLAADAVKARLLRDLEYEVGNNEDTSEPVIFIDTQGGDFPEKNEEDDKDNPNKARGSLTGESKSNEMEALLVRQHVTQLVDAGVRPDDIAVVTPYNAQVRDSRRTLGRGVGACADFPSLATESWHCWRRSRSASRA; encoded by the exons ATGGCTCCGAAGAGCAGTGAGCCCATTGACGTCCCGTCCTTTGCCGCCACCCAActcgccctcctctcccACGAGCTCCAGACTGAGATCGCTGAGACCAGGAGCTTCATCTCCTCTCACACGCCCACCAGCCTGCAGCGCGCGGGACTGGCCCTGACGAACCTCTCGGTTGCATCGCAGCGCAccgggctcggcggccggaccgttgtccagctcgcccCGGACGCGGCCaccagcggtggcggcggcggcggaggggacCTCCCGGAGCATGGCATTCGCACGGGTGATATTGTGCTCGTGGCGGAGcagccggccggcagcgccAAGAAGCGggaggtcaaggagctggagaagaagggcgtgcgcggcgtcgtggtcaAGGTGCAGAAGGGAGCGGTTGGcgtggcgctcgacgagggcaaggacgaTGACGCTGGCGGCTTCTCCGGCCGCGTATGGATCGTGAAgctggcggacgaggtgACGTACCGGCG CATGAACCAGACAATGGAGAGGCTGCAGAAAATGCCCGAGGCTGAGTACTCCAGCTTCATCATGGTCCTCTTCGGGCTCTCCAGCCCATCACCCGTAGCCGCGGACCTGGCCAACCACGCCGACTTCAAAGATCTTGCGTGGTTGGACCCGTCGCTAAATGATTCGCAAAAGGATGCCATACGCTTTGCTCTGGCCTCTCGAGAGGTGGCCCTGATTCACGGACCCCCTGGT ACGGGCAAGACTCACACACTGATTGAGCTGATCCTTCAAATGGTCCATCGTAAGCAGAGAATCCTGGTCTGTGGCCCGTCCAACATCTCGGTCGACAACATCGTTGAGCGCCTTGCACCGCACAAGGTGCCCATCGTGCGCCTTGGCCACCCCGCTCGGCTGTTGCCCTCAGTCTTGAGCCACTCACTAGACGTCCTGACGCAGACGTCCGAGGCCGGTGCCATTGTCAAGGACGTTCGTGCGGAGTTGGACTCGAAGCAGGCATCCATCAAAAAGACCAAGAGTGGAAAGGAGAGGAGGCAGATTTATGCAGATCTCAAAGAGTTGCGCAAGGAATATCGCGAGAGGGAACGGCGGTGCGTCAGCAATCTTgtgggcggcagcaaggTCGTCCTTGCGAcgctgcacggcgccggcgggttTCAGCTGCGCCATGAGGAGTTCGATGTGGTCATCATCGATGAGGCGAgtcaggccctcgaggcgcaATGTTGGGTGCCCCTCCTGGCCGCCAAAAAGGTAGTTTGCGCCGGTGATCAcctccagctgccgccgaccaTCAAGTCGACCAACTCCAAGGTCAAGGtggagctcaaggacggcgccaGGCCCATCAAGGGCATGACGCTCGAGACGACGCTCTTCGATCGCCTCTTGGCCCTTCATGGCCCGACCATCAAGAGAATGCTCACGACTCAGTACCGCATGCATGAGAACATTATGCGGTTTCCGTCTGACGAGTTATACGAGTCaaagctcctcgccgcggacgccgttAAGGCCCGTCTCCTGCGGGACCTAGAGTACGAGGTTGGGAACAACGAAGACACAAGCGAGCCCGTCATCTTCATCGACACCCAAGGTGGGGATTTCCCGGAGAAgaacgaggaggatgatAAGGATAACCCCAATAAGGCAAGGGGGAGCTTGACTGGCGAGAGCAAAAGCAACGAGATGGaggcgctgctcgtccgACAGCACGTGACGCAGCTGGTCGACGCAGGAGTCCGACCGGACGACATCGCGGTGGTGACTCCTTACAACGCACAAGTAAGAGATTCTAGGCGTACATTGGGTCGTGGCGTGGGTGCTTGTGCTGACTTTCCGTCTCTCGCAACGGAAAGCTGGcactgctggcgccgctcaAGGAGCGCTTCCCGGGCATAG
- a CDS encoding DNA helicase (EggNog:ENOG503NXAX~BUSCO:EOG092617S2~COG:L): MAPKSSEPIDVPSFAATQLALLSHELQTEIAETRSFISSHTPTSLQRAGLALTNLSVASQRTGLGGRTVVQLAPDAATSGGGGGGGDLPEHGIRTGDIVLVAEQPAGSAKKREVKELEKKGVRGVVVKVQKGAVGVALDEGKDDDAGGFSGRVWIVKLADEVTYRRMNQTMERLQKMPEAEYSSFIMVLFGLSSPSPVAADLANHADFKDLAWLDPSLNDSQKDAIRFALASREVALIHGPPGTGKTHTLIELILQMVHRKQRILVCGPSNISVDNIVERLAPHKVPIVRLGHPARLLPSVLSHSLDVLTQTSEAGAIVKDVRAELDSKQASIKKTKSGKERRQIYADLKELRKEYRERERRCVSNLVGGSKVVLATLHGAGGFQLRHEEFDVVIIDEASQALEAQCWVPLLAAKKVVCAGDHLQLPPTIKSTNSKVKVELKDGARPIKGMTLETTLFDRLLALHGPTIKRMLTTQYRMHENIMRFPSDELYESKLLAADAVKARLLRDLEYEVGNNEDTSEPVIFIDTQGGDFPEKNEEDDKDNPNKARGSLTGESKSNEMEALLVRQHVTQLVDAGVRPDDIAVVTPYNAQLALLAPLKERFPGIELGSVDGFQGREKEAVIVSLVRSNDAGEVGFLGEKRRLNVAMTRPKRSLTVIGDSETAKRGSQFLKKWMEFLEDKADLRYPDLSKVDQTV; the protein is encoded by the exons ATGGCTCCGAAGAGCAGTGAGCCCATTGACGTCCCGTCCTTTGCCGCCACCCAActcgccctcctctcccACGAGCTCCAGACTGAGATCGCTGAGACCAGGAGCTTCATCTCCTCTCACACGCCCACCAGCCTGCAGCGCGCGGGACTGGCCCTGACGAACCTCTCGGTTGCATCGCAGCGCAccgggctcggcggccggaccgttgtccagctcgcccCGGACGCGGCCaccagcggtggcggcggcggcggaggggacCTCCCGGAGCATGGCATTCGCACGGGTGATATTGTGCTCGTGGCGGAGcagccggccggcagcgccAAGAAGCGggaggtcaaggagctggagaagaagggcgtgcgcggcgtcgtggtcaAGGTGCAGAAGGGAGCGGTTGGcgtggcgctcgacgagggcaaggacgaTGACGCTGGCGGCTTCTCCGGCCGCGTATGGATCGTGAAgctggcggacgaggtgACGTACCGGCG CATGAACCAGACAATGGAGAGGCTGCAGAAAATGCCCGAGGCTGAGTACTCCAGCTTCATCATGGTCCTCTTCGGGCTCTCCAGCCCATCACCCGTAGCCGCGGACCTGGCCAACCACGCCGACTTCAAAGATCTTGCGTGGTTGGACCCGTCGCTAAATGATTCGCAAAAGGATGCCATACGCTTTGCTCTGGCCTCTCGAGAGGTGGCCCTGATTCACGGACCCCCTGGT ACGGGCAAGACTCACACACTGATTGAGCTGATCCTTCAAATGGTCCATCGTAAGCAGAGAATCCTGGTCTGTGGCCCGTCCAACATCTCGGTCGACAACATCGTTGAGCGCCTTGCACCGCACAAGGTGCCCATCGTGCGCCTTGGCCACCCCGCTCGGCTGTTGCCCTCAGTCTTGAGCCACTCACTAGACGTCCTGACGCAGACGTCCGAGGCCGGTGCCATTGTCAAGGACGTTCGTGCGGAGTTGGACTCGAAGCAGGCATCCATCAAAAAGACCAAGAGTGGAAAGGAGAGGAGGCAGATTTATGCAGATCTCAAAGAGTTGCGCAAGGAATATCGCGAGAGGGAACGGCGGTGCGTCAGCAATCTTgtgggcggcagcaaggTCGTCCTTGCGAcgctgcacggcgccggcgggttTCAGCTGCGCCATGAGGAGTTCGATGTGGTCATCATCGATGAGGCGAgtcaggccctcgaggcgcaATGTTGGGTGCCCCTCCTGGCCGCCAAAAAGGTAGTTTGCGCCGGTGATCAcctccagctgccgccgaccaTCAAGTCGACCAACTCCAAGGTCAAGGtggagctcaaggacggcgccaGGCCCATCAAGGGCATGACGCTCGAGACGACGCTCTTCGATCGCCTCTTGGCCCTTCATGGCCCGACCATCAAGAGAATGCTCACGACTCAGTACCGCATGCATGAGAACATTATGCGGTTTCCGTCTGACGAGTTATACGAGTCaaagctcctcgccgcggacgccgttAAGGCCCGTCTCCTGCGGGACCTAGAGTACGAGGTTGGGAACAACGAAGACACAAGCGAGCCCGTCATCTTCATCGACACCCAAGGTGGGGATTTCCCGGAGAAgaacgaggaggatgatAAGGATAACCCCAATAAGGCAAGGGGGAGCTTGACTGGCGAGAGCAAAAGCAACGAGATGGaggcgctgctcgtccgACAGCACGTGACGCAGCTGGTCGACGCAGGAGTCCGACCGGACGACATCGCGGTGGTGACTCCTTACAACGCACAA CTGGcactgctggcgccgctcaAGGAGCGCTTCCCGGGCATAGAACTCGGCAGTGTCGACGGCTTCCAAGGCCGAGAAAAGGAGGCAGTCATAGTAAGCCTCGTGCGAAGCAATGATGCGGGGGAGGTTGGTTTCCTGGGAGAGAAGAGGCGGTTGAACG TGGCGATGACACGCCCGAAGCGATCACTTACCGTGATAGGCGACTCGGAAACAGCAAAGAG GGGCAGCCAGTTCCTCAAGAAGTGGATGGAATTTCTAGAAGACAAGGCCGATCTGCGGTATCCGGACCTCTCAAAGGTCGACCAGACGGTGTGA
- a CDS encoding DNA helicase (EggNog:ENOG503NXAX~COG:L) has protein sequence MDREAGGRGDVPATMERLQKMPEAEYSSFIMVLFGLSSPSPVAADLANHADFKDLAWLDPSLNDSQKDAIRFALASREVALIHGPPGTGKTHTLIELILQMVHRKQRILVCGPSNISVDNIVERLAPHKVPIVRLGHPARLLPSVLSHSLDVLTQTSEAGAIVKDVRAELDSKQASIKKTKSGKERRQIYADLKELRKEYRERERRCVSNLVGGSKVVLATLHGAGGFQLRHEEFDVVIIDEASQALEAQCWVPLLAAKKVVCAGDHLQLPPTIKSTNSKVKVELKDGARPIKGMTLETTLFDRLLALHGPTIKRMLTTQYRMHENIMRFPSDELYESKLLAADAVKARLLRDLEYEVGNNEDTSEPVIFIDTQGGDFPEKNEEDDKDNPNKARGSLTGESKSNEMEALLVRQHVTQLVDAGVRPDDIAVVTPYNAQVRDSRRTLGRGVGACADFPSLATESWHCWRRSRSASRA, from the exons ATGGATCGTGAAgctggcggacgaggtgACGTACCGGCG ACAATGGAGAGGCTGCAGAAAATGCCCGAGGCTGAGTACTCCAGCTTCATCATGGTCCTCTTCGGGCTCTCCAGCCCATCACCCGTAGCCGCGGACCTGGCCAACCACGCCGACTTCAAAGATCTTGCGTGGTTGGACCCGTCGCTAAATGATTCGCAAAAGGATGCCATACGCTTTGCTCTGGCCTCTCGAGAGGTGGCCCTGATTCACGGACCCCCTGGT ACGGGCAAGACTCACACACTGATTGAGCTGATCCTTCAAATGGTCCATCGTAAGCAGAGAATCCTGGTCTGTGGCCCGTCCAACATCTCGGTCGACAACATCGTTGAGCGCCTTGCACCGCACAAGGTGCCCATCGTGCGCCTTGGCCACCCCGCTCGGCTGTTGCCCTCAGTCTTGAGCCACTCACTAGACGTCCTGACGCAGACGTCCGAGGCCGGTGCCATTGTCAAGGACGTTCGTGCGGAGTTGGACTCGAAGCAGGCATCCATCAAAAAGACCAAGAGTGGAAAGGAGAGGAGGCAGATTTATGCAGATCTCAAAGAGTTGCGCAAGGAATATCGCGAGAGGGAACGGCGGTGCGTCAGCAATCTTgtgggcggcagcaaggTCGTCCTTGCGAcgctgcacggcgccggcgggttTCAGCTGCGCCATGAGGAGTTCGATGTGGTCATCATCGATGAGGCGAgtcaggccctcgaggcgcaATGTTGGGTGCCCCTCCTGGCCGCCAAAAAGGTAGTTTGCGCCGGTGATCAcctccagctgccgccgaccaTCAAGTCGACCAACTCCAAGGTCAAGGtggagctcaaggacggcgccaGGCCCATCAAGGGCATGACGCTCGAGACGACGCTCTTCGATCGCCTCTTGGCCCTTCATGGCCCGACCATCAAGAGAATGCTCACGACTCAGTACCGCATGCATGAGAACATTATGCGGTTTCCGTCTGACGAGTTATACGAGTCaaagctcctcgccgcggacgccgttAAGGCCCGTCTCCTGCGGGACCTAGAGTACGAGGTTGGGAACAACGAAGACACAAGCGAGCCCGTCATCTTCATCGACACCCAAGGTGGGGATTTCCCGGAGAAgaacgaggaggatgatAAGGATAACCCCAATAAGGCAAGGGGGAGCTTGACTGGCGAGAGCAAAAGCAACGAGATGGaggcgctgctcgtccgACAGCACGTGACGCAGCTGGTCGACGCAGGAGTCCGACCGGACGACATCGCGGTGGTGACTCCTTACAACGCACAAGTAAGAGATTCTAGGCGTACATTGGGTCGTGGCGTGGGTGCTTGTGCTGACTTTCCGTCTCTCGCAACGGAAAGCTGGcactgctggcgccgctcaAGGAGCGCTTCCCGGGCATAG
- a CDS encoding DNA helicase (EggNog:ENOG503NXAX~COG:L), translated as MNQTMERLQKMPEAEYSSFIMVLFGLSSPSPVAADLANHADFKDLAWLDPSLNDSQKDAIRFALASREVALIHGPPGRILVCGPSNISVDNIVERLAPHKVPIVRLGHPARLLPSVLSHSLDVLTQTSEAGAIVKDVRAELDSKQASIKKTKSGKERRQIYADLKELRKEYRERERRCVSNLVGGSKVVLATLHGAGGFQLRHEEFDVVIIDEASQALEAQCWVPLLAAKKVVCAGDHLQLPPTIKSTNSKVKVELKDGARPIKGMTLETTLFDRLLALHGPTIKRMLTTQYRMHENIMRFPSDELYESKLLAADAVKARLLRDLEYEVGNNEDTSEPVIFIDTQGGDFPEKNEEDDKDNPNKARGSLTGESKSNEMEALLVRQHVTQLVDAGVRPDDIAVVTPYNAQVRDSRRTLGRGVGACADFPSLATESWHCWRRSRSASRA; from the exons ATGAACCAGACAATGGAGAGGCTGCAGAAAATGCCCGAGGCTGAGTACTCCAGCTTCATCATGGTCCTCTTCGGGCTCTCCAGCCCATCACCCGTAGCCGCGGACCTGGCCAACCACGCCGACTTCAAAGATCTTGCGTGGTTGGACCCGTCGCTAAATGATTCGCAAAAGGATGCCATACGCTTTGCTCTGGCCTCTCGAGAGGTGGCCCTGATTCACGGACCCCCTGGT AGAATCCTGGTCTGTGGCCCGTCCAACATCTCGGTCGACAACATCGTTGAGCGCCTTGCACCGCACAAGGTGCCCATCGTGCGCCTTGGCCACCCCGCTCGGCTGTTGCCCTCAGTCTTGAGCCACTCACTAGACGTCCTGACGCAGACGTCCGAGGCCGGTGCCATTGTCAAGGACGTTCGTGCGGAGTTGGACTCGAAGCAGGCATCCATCAAAAAGACCAAGAGTGGAAAGGAGAGGAGGCAGATTTATGCAGATCTCAAAGAGTTGCGCAAGGAATATCGCGAGAGGGAACGGCGGTGCGTCAGCAATCTTgtgggcggcagcaaggTCGTCCTTGCGAcgctgcacggcgccggcgggttTCAGCTGCGCCATGAGGAGTTCGATGTGGTCATCATCGATGAGGCGAgtcaggccctcgaggcgcaATGTTGGGTGCCCCTCCTGGCCGCCAAAAAGGTAGTTTGCGCCGGTGATCAcctccagctgccgccgaccaTCAAGTCGACCAACTCCAAGGTCAAGGtggagctcaaggacggcgccaGGCCCATCAAGGGCATGACGCTCGAGACGACGCTCTTCGATCGCCTCTTGGCCCTTCATGGCCCGACCATCAAGAGAATGCTCACGACTCAGTACCGCATGCATGAGAACATTATGCGGTTTCCGTCTGACGAGTTATACGAGTCaaagctcctcgccgcggacgccgttAAGGCCCGTCTCCTGCGGGACCTAGAGTACGAGGTTGGGAACAACGAAGACACAAGCGAGCCCGTCATCTTCATCGACACCCAAGGTGGGGATTTCCCGGAGAAgaacgaggaggatgatAAGGATAACCCCAATAAGGCAAGGGGGAGCTTGACTGGCGAGAGCAAAAGCAACGAGATGGaggcgctgctcgtccgACAGCACGTGACGCAGCTGGTCGACGCAGGAGTCCGACCGGACGACATCGCGGTGGTGACTCCTTACAACGCACAAGTAAGAGATTCTAGGCGTACATTGGGTCGTGGCGTGGGTGCTTGTGCTGACTTTCCGTCTCTCGCAACGGAAAGCTGGcactgctggcgccgctcaAGGAGCGCTTCCCGGGCATAG
- a CDS encoding uncharacterized protein (EggNog:ENOG503P3MZ) has product MPWKAATVAGPRPRAGHKSIRGHISAPIRVPDHDDDEFPMRRDAAQSGALTAVPMAPNTKSVDIFAVSKGPANDGPQRHDSPMSLRHAEHEEPSSHDNDIRLVGAPNAPSTSTYRVSGGIATQSARGSSNMTTTIYSSSSRGSPPRKRSTFRSALSKIFGRKKRRNGDADIGATSASHATTKSSHQHHQSDLGGGNRPIKQVQPKRSASLPITEYDRALRSHSIGPDDVIAIRSARNSLNTSSKLAANALGVVSATPTRPAGPRWTEGRKFTGLSPRPASSQDRAARLADLSDDPNEIGRAITSDGRGLRRRSRSLSAFPGPDHPAFSHVRRRSDEIRHWRESYDPPMRSPRSLTSAADSEDLGVFTGDEPDTIVDEQPRTPIQPFTFGDINAMKEVAGLKITDVASLSSKMGNLEAQLSHLEQAVAHLGKANFGYHSHADTSRSTPREDSAASLSYTGHTVVHDHERKSLTRPSTRHSDASKMTFGDGHSSFEAVPAATLVAPLPNNHRPTSTSTIRGTASMPSMARETANSIGIDHYMTVMALLETERSAREALELQVKKLGHQLNILIRMQRDARGSQSDAPSADQSLGETSVFEHDDDDEDEYGGDRVQLGDSGFGAGIRDDDEYTESFSTPNEERRDYDAFEDEQDPGLKTAARALSLSRLTLATTPTTTLNQIPPQAI; this is encoded by the exons ATGCCGTGGAAAGCGGCTACCGTCGCCGGGCCGAGGCCTCGTGCCGGTCACAAGTCCATCCGCGGGCACATCTCCGCCCCAATTCGTGTGCCGgatcatgacgacgacgagttcCCCATGAGGCGGGACGCTGCACAGTCTGGGGCCTTGACGGCTGTCCCCATGGCCCCCAACACTAAAAGTGTTGACATCTTTGCGGTCTCTAAAGGGCCGGCGAACGACGGCCCACAACGGCACGATAGCCCCATGAGTCTTCGGCATGCCGAACACGAGGAGCCGAGCTCCCACGACAACGATATTCGCCTCGTAGGCGCCCCCAACGCCCCATCTACTTCTACGTACCGGGTTTCCGGCGGCATAGCGACGCAGTCAGCGCGAGGATCTAGCAACATGACCACGACCATCTACTCGAGTTCCTCAAGGGGTTCTCCCCCGCGGAAGAGATCTACGTTCAGATCTGCGTTGAGCAAGATTTTCGGGCGAAAGAAGAGAAGGAATGGTGACGCCGACATAGGGGCTACATCTGCCTCACACGCTACTACGAAGTCAtcgcaccagcaccaccagaGT GATCTCGGTGGCGGGAATCGCCCTATCAAGCAAGTACAGCCAAAACGGTCTGCTTCTCTCCCCATCACCGAATATGATCGGGCTCTGCGGTCTCATTCAATAGGCCCCGACGATGTCATAGCTATCCGAAGTGCGCGCAACTCTCTCAACACGAGCTCGAAATTGGCGGCGAACGCACTCGGAGTTGTGAGCGCGACCCCAACAAGGCCAGCTGGCCCACGTTGGACTGAGGGAAGAAAGTTTACCGGCCtctctcctcgcccagcgagCTCCCAAGACCGAGCCGCGCGTCTGGCAGACTTAAGTGATGATCCAAACGAGATTGGCCGTGCCATTACGAGCGATGGACGTGGGTTGAGGCGACGTTCAAGGAGCTTATCCGCATTTCCCGGGCCCGACCACCCCGCCTTCAGTCATGTCAGGCGACGCAGCGACGAGATCAGGCACTGGAGGGAAAGTTACGATCCACCAATGCGGTCTCCAAGGTCTTTGACAAGTGCTGCCGACTCCGAAGATCTTGGCGTATTCACAGGCGATGAGCCGGACACGattgtcgacgagcagccTCGGACGCCAATTCAACCATTCACGTTTGGCGATATCAACGCGATGAAGGAAGTTGCTGGACTCAAGATCACAGACGTGGCAAGCTTAAGTTCAAAGATGGGTAATCTTGAGGCTCAGCTGAGCCACCTGGAACAAGCGGTAGCACATTTGGGAAAGGCGAATTTTGGATATCACAGTCACGCCGACACGTCTCGCAGCACCCCTAGAGAGGATTCTGCGGCATCTTTGTCTTACACGGGGCATACCGTCGTTCATGACCATGAGCGCAAAAGCCTTACTCGCCCCTCTACACGTCATTCCGATGCCTCGAAAATGACATTCGGCGATGGCCACTCCTCGTTCGAGGCGGTACCGGCCGCTACCCTTGTCGCACCCCTGCCGAACAATCATAGGCCAACGTCCACGTCGACTATTAGAGGTACAGCCAGCATGCCATCCATGGCAAGGGAGACCGCCAACAGCATCGGTATAGACCATTATATGACGGTGATGGCTCTTTTGGAGACGGAGAGATCTGCACGAGAAGCTCTGGAGCTGCAGGTGAAGAAGCTCGGCCACCAGCTCAATATTCTGATTAGGATGCAGCGTGATGCTCGCGGCTCACAAAGCGACGCGCCGTCGGCAGACCAATCTCTGGGCGAGACGTCAGTATTtgagcacgacgacgacgacgaggacgagtacGGAGGCGACAGAGTACAACTAGGGGACTCAGGCTTCGGCGCTGGCAtccgcgatgacgacgaatATACGGAATCTTTCTCAACACCCAATGAAGAAAGAAGAGACTACGACGCAttcgaggacgagcaagATCCAGGTTTGAAGACAGCTGCACGGGCTTTGTCCCTCTCACGACTGACGTTGGCAacgaccccgacgacgacgctcaaCCAGATACCGCCACAGGCCATCTGA